CTGGCAATGGCGCGGCGCTGCGGTTTGACTGGGTGAGCCTGCAAGAGGGTCTGGAGATACAGGCCCGGTACGAGGCTCATGTGAAATCGCTGCCGTCACGCTGCGCCTCTCTGGTCCGAGATCCTGCGGATATGGCAGATCTATTATCTTATCAGTTGATCAGCGGCGCGGTCTCGGCTGGCGCTGATCCGTTCGACATTGGAGAGAACACATGAGTAATTCGGTCGATTTGAACGCTGATATGGGCGAAAGCTTTGGGCCATGGACCATGGGGGATGATGCGGCGTTGCTGGATATCATCTCGTCTGCCAATATCGCCTGTGGCTTTCACGCGGGTGATCCGGATGTGATGGCGGCGACCATGGCGCGGGCGATGGACTGTGACGTGGGTATTGGGTCGCATCCTGGCTTCGCTGATTTGCAGGGGTTTGGACGGCGCAAGATGCAGCTGCCCAAAGAGAGTCTGAAAAACATGGTGCGGTATCAACTGGGGGCCTCGCGCGGGATGGCGGCTGCGCTGGGCGGCAACGTCCGGCACCTGAAACTGCACGGGGCGCTGTCCAACATGTGTAGCGTCGACGCCGATATGGCGCGCGCCTGTTATGAGGCGGCGCTGGAGGTGGACCCGGACATCATCATCATGGTGCTGGCGGCGACAGCAATGGAAGAGGTGGTACGGGATCTGGGCTGCAACTGGGCCGGAGAGATTTTTGCCGACCGCGCATATAACGATGACGCAACGCTGGTTGATCGCTCACTTCCGGGGGCCGTGATCCATGACCCGGCGGTGGCTGGTCCGCGTATTTTGCAGATGGTGCAAGAGGGGGCGATCATAACTGAAAGCGGCAAGCGTATCCCAACTGCCATTGATACGATTTGCCTGCATGGGGACACTCCAACCGCTGTGGCGCTGGCAGGATCGGTCCGCGACAGCCTGACGAAGGGCGGTATCGATATTGCGCAATTCACCGGACGGCAGGGCTGACTATTGGCGAAAATCTAAGGGATTTCTCGGATACCTTTTGGATTTCTGAAGATTGTTTGTTTGTATATCAACGCGTTCTGCTGATTTGGCTAAAATTGGATATTGGCTCCTATCCAAGAGCCGCCCTGTGTAGTACAAGGTCCCGACTTATCATTTGACTGTCAGGACAAACCGCAATGAGCTTTCAGTTTTTCTCGGATAAAAATCGCCCCGTGCACTTGGGGCCGTTCCCGTTAGAGCGGTTGGTTCGTGGAGAAATGCCGGATCTGACCGCGGTGCCGCGGTTCCAGCCATTGAATTTTCGTCGCCCGGGCTTGCCTGCCTCGATCGTCAACGCAATGGGCGAATACCAGGCGATGATGGATGCAATTCGCGACGGTATGGTCAACAAGGCCCGTGCCGAGTGTCCGGACGATCCAGGTGAACGTGCCGAGCATATCAAAGGGTTCGGCTATTTCTCGGATGCGGCGATGGTCGGGATCGGTCCGGTGCCAGCGACGGCCCGGCTTGATCTGCCCTATCGGAACCCTGATATCGACCGCCTCTCTGAAGATCTGAAAACCCGGCAAACCAAAACGCTGGCCGCTGGGATCGACCTGATTATGGCGGATCTGAAGGAGGCGATGGTCGCGCCGCCAACCACCATTGGTGATCACGCCCGCGCGATTGTGTTTCTCTATGAACTGTCACGTGATCCGAAACCGGATGAGGAAGGGTGCGAGTGGCTGGCAGATGCACAGGACCATCGTGCCTGCTTGCGGGCCAGTGAAACCGCCGTTGTGCTGGCAAACTATATCCGGTTGCTGGGCTGGGACGCCAAGGCCCATACTGGCACCTCGTCGGATGTGGATCTGAACCAATTGGCCGTGGCGGCAGGTCTGGCCACGGTTGAAGATGGTCACTTGGTGAACCCTTACCTGGGCAGTCGCTTTGGCGTCGCAGTGGTAACCACCGATTTCGATTTGACGATGGACATGCC
This portion of the Parasedimentitalea marina genome encodes:
- a CDS encoding LamB/YcsF family protein — translated: MSNSVDLNADMGESFGPWTMGDDAALLDIISSANIACGFHAGDPDVMAATMARAMDCDVGIGSHPGFADLQGFGRRKMQLPKESLKNMVRYQLGASRGMAAALGGNVRHLKLHGALSNMCSVDADMARACYEAALEVDPDIIIMVLAATAMEEVVRDLGCNWAGEIFADRAYNDDATLVDRSLPGAVIHDPAVAGPRILQMVQEGAIITESGKRIPTAIDTICLHGDTPTAVALAGSVRDSLTKGGIDIAQFTGRQG